From one Phragmitibacter flavus genomic stretch:
- a CDS encoding sensor histidine kinase: MQDQRANDESLPCSRFADYLQPKINAVLERWMEDVRHDPSLPKADELPKTLLKDHVPDLLHSFIEFLRSGRNDANQNAKKHGTERWGQGYSIKELIWEIHQLRAVLLREMVTFAKVESDSLTSYAAACKATDVFFDEMQVVSVAKFMEERELAQRRSDVARLRLVRSISHELRNTLNALGLSSMLLDDSGSESTDTVKLQLDQSCLQMQEVLDDLLGLSHILGPNRSLRMSFVDAPKLLEEMDAIFRPVAEAKGLRFSTSIKGDLSHLVGDEAKVRQITQIMVSNAITYTSTGSVDLSFDELDGQQWAIVVKDTGIGIAKEDREHIFSEFYRVENESPLRGSGLGLAIMTAVVDLLGGSIHLESAMDEGSQFRVVLPSQPSISDPIS; the protein is encoded by the coding sequence GTGCAAGATCAACGAGCGAATGACGAATCTTTACCCTGTTCCCGTTTCGCAGACTATTTGCAGCCCAAAATCAACGCCGTTTTGGAACGGTGGATGGAGGACGTCAGGCACGATCCCAGCCTGCCCAAGGCGGATGAACTTCCCAAAACGCTGCTGAAGGACCATGTCCCCGATCTGCTTCATTCGTTCATCGAGTTCCTGCGCTCAGGCCGCAACGACGCCAATCAGAATGCCAAAAAACATGGCACAGAACGTTGGGGCCAGGGTTACAGCATCAAGGAACTGATCTGGGAAATCCACCAACTGCGCGCCGTGCTGCTGCGCGAAATGGTCACCTTCGCCAAGGTCGAATCCGATTCGCTCACCAGTTATGCCGCGGCCTGCAAGGCGACTGACGTGTTCTTCGATGAGATGCAGGTCGTGTCGGTGGCGAAATTCATGGAGGAAAGAGAATTGGCACAGCGGCGGTCCGATGTGGCACGTCTGCGCCTGGTGCGCTCCATCTCCCATGAGCTTCGCAACACGCTCAACGCCCTCGGACTTTCGTCGATGCTGCTGGATGACAGCGGCTCCGAATCCACTGACACCGTCAAACTCCAGCTCGATCAAAGCTGCCTGCAAATGCAGGAGGTGCTGGACGATCTTTTGGGTCTTTCCCACATTTTGGGACCCAACCGCAGCCTGCGAATGTCGTTTGTTGATGCACCGAAACTGCTGGAAGAAATGGACGCGATCTTCCGACCCGTGGCCGAAGCCAAAGGTCTGCGCTTCTCCACCTCCATAAAGGGCGATCTGAGCCATCTGGTCGGCGATGAAGCCAAGGTGCGGCAAATCACCCAAATCATGGTGTCCAACGCCATCACCTACACTTCCACCGGATCAGTCGACCTCTCTTTTGACGAGTTGGATGGACAACAATGGGCGATTGTGGTGAAGGACACCGGCATCGGCATTGCCAAAGAAGACCGTGAGCACATCTTCTCCGAGTTCTACCGGGTGGAAAACGAATCGCCCCTTCGCGGTTCCGGTCTTGGACTCGCCATCATGACCGCCGTGGTGGATCTGCTGGGCGGTTCGATTCATCTGGAATCCGCCATGGACGAAGGCAGCCAGTTCCGTGTGGTTTTGCCCAGTCAACCCAGTATCAGTGATCCAATTAGTTGA
- a CDS encoding sensor histidine kinase → MLHVFLTNQRAELIERCRAKVAKRASPEATADEMDHGVPFFLDQLIKTLKVEQTDKPMESRKVSGASGGGKPALSELSEVAAQHGRELLRRGFTVEQVVHDYGDLCQSITDLAFEVDEPVEVDEFRTLNRCLDNAIAMAVTEFNYQRDFVMADKHIQTLNVQIGFFTHELRNLLNTATLALFAIKDGNLSLSGATGSVLNRSLVGMGSLIDRSLTDVRLIAGLPVRNALFALSDFIGEIKLSAALEAKVKECVLTVSAVDLRLALDADRDLLLSAVGNLLQNAFKFTHRGTEVILNAYSVGDRILIDVEDHGDGLPPGEAETMFEPFTQGGKDKSGMGLGLSIARRGVEANDGILSVRNKPDEQGCVFTIDLPRHAMPLN, encoded by the coding sequence ATGCTCCATGTTTTTCTCACCAACCAACGGGCGGAGCTAATTGAGCGCTGCCGGGCCAAGGTGGCAAAGCGTGCTTCGCCTGAAGCCACGGCGGACGAGATGGATCACGGGGTGCCTTTTTTCCTCGATCAGTTGATCAAGACCCTGAAGGTTGAACAGACCGACAAGCCGATGGAGAGCCGCAAGGTTTCCGGTGCTTCGGGCGGTGGCAAACCCGCTCTTTCCGAATTGAGTGAGGTCGCAGCGCAGCATGGTCGGGAATTGCTGAGACGGGGATTTACCGTGGAACAGGTGGTGCATGACTACGGCGATCTCTGCCAGTCGATCACCGATCTTGCGTTTGAGGTCGATGAGCCGGTCGAAGTGGATGAGTTTCGCACGCTCAACCGCTGTTTGGACAATGCCATTGCGATGGCGGTCACGGAGTTCAACTATCAGAGAGACTTCGTGATGGCCGACAAACACATTCAGACGCTCAACGTGCAGATCGGATTTTTCACCCATGAACTGCGCAACCTCCTCAATACAGCGACCCTCGCCCTTTTCGCGATCAAGGATGGCAACCTCAGTCTCAGTGGTGCCACGGGTTCAGTGCTAAACCGTTCTCTTGTAGGCATGGGATCACTGATTGATCGTTCCCTCACGGATGTGCGCCTGATTGCCGGTCTTCCGGTGCGCAACGCCCTGTTTGCCCTTTCTGACTTCATTGGTGAAATCAAACTGTCCGCCGCGCTCGAGGCGAAGGTAAAGGAATGTGTGCTCACGGTTTCCGCAGTCGATCTGCGGCTTGCGTTGGATGCCGACCGCGATCTGCTGCTCTCGGCGGTGGGCAATCTTTTGCAGAACGCCTTCAAATTTACCCACCGTGGAACCGAAGTGATCTTGAATGCCTATTCGGTCGGGGACCGGATATTGATCGATGTTGAGGATCACGGCGATGGACTGCCTCCCGGCGAGGCGGAAACGATGTTTGAACCCTTCACCCAAGGCGGAAAAGACAAAAGCGGCATGGGGCTTGGTCTTTCGATTGCCCGTCGGGGTGTCGAGGCCAATGATGGAATCCTCAGCGTCCGCAACAAACCCGACGAGCAGGGCTGCGTGTTTACCATTGATCTTCCAAGGCATGCGATGCCTTTAAATTAA